The genomic interval AGCCGCGGTGATGCAGCGCACGTCATGCCGTAAGCGTACCAGGTGGTGGTATCTTGACCTTTGGCGTCGCAAGCGGCTGCCTGCCGGGCGGCGCGATGCCTCGGAGGAACCATGCCCATTTACCTCTATCGGGACCTCGATACCGGTGAGACGTTCGAGTACGACCAACGGATCACCGACGCCCCGCTCTCCGTCCACCCTGAGACGGGCGCGGCCGTGAAGCGCTTGATCCAACCTGTCGGGATCGCGTTCAAGGGCTCCGGGTTCTACGTCAACGACATCAGGAAGCCCGCGTCCGGCAAGCCGGAGGCGAAGCCCGCCGGCGGCTCGGAGGGCGCCGCGAGCAAGGCGGGCGAAGGTAAGTCGAACGAGAGCAAGCCCACGGAGAGCAAGCCCACGGAGGGCAAGCCCACGGCGTCGGGCTCCGGCGGCTCAGGCTCCGCGCCCGTGCCGGCGGCGAGCGGCGGCTCCAGCTCGAGCTGACGCCGGGCCGTACCAACGCTGAACGCTCGGGCGGCGACCGTTGCCAACCGCGCGCTCACTCGCCGATGAAACGCACCTCGAACAGGACAGGCCACAGCTTCCCGGTCACCAGGAAGGTGCCGCTGGCCTCGTCGTAGGCGATGCCGTTGAGGACGGCGTCGCGGTCCGTGACGCCCGCCACGCGCCTGAGCTCGGACGCGTCGATTACCGCCGTGACCTTCCCGGACTTCGGGTCGATCCTGACGATCTCGTCGGTCGTCCAGACGTTGGCGTACACGGAGCCGGCCACGCATTCCAGCTCGTTCAGCATGGGCAACGCCTTGCCGTCGCGGCTCACGTCGACGCTCCCCTCGACCTCGAACGTGACGGGGTCGCGCTTGGTCAGCTTCGCGCTGCCGTCGCTCATCCATAGGGCGGCGCCGTCGAAACAGAGGCCCCAGCCCTCGCCCGCGTAGCGCTGCGTTCCCGTCGGCTCGAAGGTGTTCGCGTCGTAGCGCAGGAGCACGCCGTTCTGCCACGTGAGTTGGAGCAGCTCGTCGCCGACGAGTTCCAGGCCCTCGCCGAACACGTTGGGGGCGAGGTCGCGCTTGCGCAGCACCGTGCCGTCAAGCCTCACCTCGCGCAGGCTCGAGTGCCCCAGGAGGCCGGTGCTCTCGTACAGGGTCCCTTCGTGCCACACGAGGCCCTGCGTGAACGCCTGCGGGTCGTGCGCGTGCTGGGCGACGATCTCCACCCCAAGGCGTTCGGCGCCCTGGCCGCGGCAGCCGGCGGCCAGCAGCGCCAGCGCGACCGCTGCCAGGACGGGGGTGGGCCAGGGCCTCATTGACCGACCTCGCCTGGAGCGAGGAGGGGAGAGACGGCCCGCCAGACGGCCTCGGTGACCACCGCCTCGGCGGCCTCCGCGTCGATGCGCACCCAGCGCCGCCCGCCGTCGGCATCCGCCTGCGCGACGAAGCCCGAACGCACGCGGCGATGGAAGGCCAGGCCCGCCGCCTCGAGCCGGTCGTGCGCGGCCCGCCCTGAAGCCCTGGCCAGTCCGGCGGCAGGGTCGATGTCGAGCAGGACGGTCAGGTCGGCCTCCAAGCCGCCCGTGACGCGCGCGTTGAGCTCGGCGACGAACCCGAGGTCGAGCCCGCGGCCGTACCCCTGGTAGGCGACGGAGGCGGCCGTGAAGCGGTCGCAGACGACGTCGCGCCCCGCGGCCAGAGCCGGCGCTATGACGTCGGCGACGTGCTGGGCCCGGGCGGCGGAGTAGAGGAGGAACTCGGGTAACGGGTCGACACGCAACGTCGGGTCGAGCACGACCCGCCTGATCGCCTCGCCCGCCGGCGTGCCGCCGGGCTCGCGCGTGAACAGGGTGTCGTACCCGGCCGCGATCAGGCGTGCGGAGAGGGCCGCTAGCTGCGTCGACTTGCCGGCCCCCTCGGGGCCCTCGAAGACCACGAGGTGCCCGCGCCCCTCCCTTCGGGCGGCCATCTAGAGGCCCGTCGGCAGGAGGACGAACTCGGTGGCGAGGCCGAACCGCTCCTCCAACTGGCGCGCCAGGAGGCTAACGCCGACCGTCTCGGTCATGTAGTGGCCACCGAACAAACCGTTAATGCCGCGCTCGAACGCGTGATAGAAGACCTCGTGCCGCGGCTCGCCGGTCAGGAAGGCGTCGAGGCCCTCCTGGGCCGCCGTGACGAGGTCCCAAGTCGCGCCACCCGAGATGATGCCGAGGCTCGTCACGGGGTCCGGGCCGCCCGCATGCACGAGGACCTGCTCGCCCAGGCGCGCCTCGATCTGGTCCGCGAGCTCCCTCAGTGGTTTGGGGGCGGGGAACTCACCCTTGACGCCGATGCTCACGCCCTTGTAGACCCCGAACGGCTCGAGTGCGACCATCCCGAGGGCACTGGCGAGCCCCCAGTTGTTGCCGACCTCGCGGTGCGCGTCGAGTGGCAGGTGGCTGGCGTAGAGGTTCAGGTCGTGGTCCAGCAGGAACTGCACCCGGGCGCGGTGCATGCCGGTGACGGCCTCCGGCCGGCCCCAGAAGAGCCCGTGGTGGACGATGAGCATGTCCGCGCCGTTGGCGGCGGCCTGCTGGAACGTGTTGAGGGAGGCGTCGACCGCCACGGCTACCTTGGTGACCTCGGAGGCGCCCTCGACTTGGAGCCCGTTCAAGCTAGAGTCGGCGGCAGCGAAGGCCTTGACGTCGAGGTAGTCGTCGAGCCAGGCAACTAGTTCGTCACGCTTCATGGTCCAAGCGTAACGCTTGGCGGGCTGGAGCCGGCGGTCGGCGGTGTGATGGCGCCCCAGCCTCGCGCAGTTGGGGTACATCCACCTTCTCGAACGCTTGGCGGGTCATCGGTTTGTCGCCTGGGCGCCCATGTGCCTAGTCAAGCCCGAAAGTGTCCACAAGTTCCTGATGGGTTGGCCCCGGGTGCTCACGTGATAGATCAGTGATTCCTTAGTGCTGGACACCGTCAAGGAGCTGGAGCGCCGCGTGCGTGGCCTCTGGCGGGAGCTCGAACAGTTGCTTGAGGGCCGGGCAGGTACCTCGTAACGGAGATCGCTCCAGGGCCGCTCCGAAAGAGCAGGTCGTAGGTCGCCTCGGGCTACGAGTCTGCCACGTCCACCGCCAGTAGCTCACGCTGCCCGTCCTCCCTGACGCCCGTGACGATCAGCACGCCTTGGCTCACCACCCGCCCGTCAACGCGCACGCGCTCGTAGCTAGCCTGCGTCCACCATCAAGTACGGGAACGCAAGAGCATCCAGACGCCGCTCCCGCCACCCCGCCAACCGTAACGTCGGGCATTGGTACGAGGGCCAACCGCTGATCTTCTCGCCCAGTGAGCGCGGGCTCGTTCCGCTCCCAAAGTGCTGGGTGATCGAACGCACGAACGCCTGGTACGCCCGTCTCAGACGCATCCGCAAGGATCACGACCGTGACCTTGCGGTCTCGCAAGCGCGGGCCTGGCTCCGCTGACGGGCGTAGCCTACTCAGGCGCGTCGCAGCGGAGGTCCCCCACGGCGCTTAGAT from Trueperaceae bacterium carries:
- a CDS encoding glutaminyl-peptide cyclotransferase, with the translated sequence MRPWPTPVLAAVALALLAAGCRGQGAERLGVEIVAQHAHDPQAFTQGLVWHEGTLYESTGLLGHSSLREVRLDGTVLRKRDLAPNVFGEGLELVGDELLQLTWQNGVLLRYDANTFEPTGTQRYAGEGWGLCFDGAALWMSDGSAKLTKRDPVTFEVEGSVDVSRDGKALPMLNELECVAGSVYANVWTTDEIVRIDPKSGKVTAVIDASELRRVAGVTDRDAVLNGIAYDEASGTFLVTGKLWPVLFEVRFIGE
- the tmk gene encoding dTMP kinase, whose protein sequence is MAARREGRGHLVVFEGPEGAGKSTQLAALSARLIAAGYDTLFTREPGGTPAGEAIRRVVLDPTLRVDPLPEFLLYSAARAQHVADVIAPALAAGRDVVCDRFTAASVAYQGYGRGLDLGFVAELNARVTGGLEADLTVLLDIDPAAGLARASGRAAHDRLEAAGLAFHRRVRSGFVAQADADGGRRWVRIDAEAAEAVVTEAVWRAVSPLLAPGEVGQ
- a CDS encoding Nif3-like dinuclear metal center hexameric protein produces the protein MKRDELVAWLDDYLDVKAFAAADSSLNGLQVEGASEVTKVAVAVDASLNTFQQAAANGADMLIVHHGLFWGRPEAVTGMHRARVQFLLDHDLNLYASHLPLDAHREVGNNWGLASALGMVALEPFGVYKGVSIGVKGEFPAPKPLRELADQIEARLGEQVLVHAGGPDPVTSLGIISGGATWDLVTAAQEGLDAFLTGEPRHEVFYHAFERGINGLFGGHYMTETVGVSLLARQLEERFGLATEFVLLPTGL
- a CDS encoding transposase codes for the protein MRVDGRVVSQGVLIVTGVREDGQRELLAVDVADS